In the Arthrobacter sp. Soc17.1.1.1 genome, CGGCCCCTGCCTTCGCGGCCGCGAGCCGGAGGCCCTGGGCGGCGTCGCGCCACTGATCGGGGTCAGGGCTGCGGAAGGCACGTTCGATGGTGAGGATACGTTCGTCCAGCAGATCGGCGAAGCGGGAGACGAAGGACGACGCGGCCCGGGGCGAACCCAGTTCGGCGACGAGCCTCGAGACGGCCGCCTTGTCGATGATGGGCTGCACATCCACTCCTTCCACTCAGGACCGGTGGCGGAAGGTCACCGGAAGAGACCTCCTCGGGTCCCCACCGCGTGCCCAGTCTTCCCGTGCAACATGAAGTTGGAGCGCAGGACTGCTTGAGGTTTCCTCAAGATCATCCGAAGCCGGGACGGAGCCGGAGTCCAGCGGTCAGTCAGCGGGACCGAGGACGGTCGCCGATGCTTCTCCTGCGGCGGCCCCCTTCAGCTCCACGAGGATCGCCCGGCTCGGTGTCGTGCCCGTGTTCTCCCCGGAGTGGCGTTGCGCCGGCAGCCACACGGCCTGGCCCGCGGTGAGTCGCGTGTCGAACACCCTGTCGTCGGCGGAGAGCCGGCGCGAGAAGGAGCTCAGCGCGATCAGGACGCTGTTCGGGTGGTCGTGGGGCGTCGTCGCGTCGCCCGGTTCGTCGACGTACTCGAGGACGCGCACGAGGTCGTTCTCCCAGAGCACCGAGTAGTGATCGGGGTTGGTGATGGTCGGATCGTCGTTGATCATGGCTGGACTGTACGCCGCTTCCGATACGGCGGCCAGACCGCACGGCCGACCCGGCGCGGACTCAGGTGTCCTGGTGCGCGATGTCGTAGACCAGCACCGCGAACTGCCCCTGCTGCTCGACGGAGCGGAGGGTCAGCCGGTCGGATTCGACACGCAGGGGCAGCAGCGGCGCCCCTCCGGTGAGGGTGACGGGCGCGAGGGCCACCTCGAGTTCGTCGAGCAGGCCCGCCGCGAGGAACTGGCCCGCGAGGTCGCCGCCGCCCACGATCCAGATGTCCCGCCCGCCCGCTGCCGCACGGATCTGCCCGAACACCGGCCGCACGTCGCCCGAGACGAGCCGCACGTCGGCACCCTCGGGGACGGGGAGGTCCCTCGTGGTGAAGACGAACGTGGGCCGGTCCCCGTACAGGGTCCGCCACTTCCCGGGCTCCTCGAGGAGGTGCTCGAACGCCAGCACCCACTCGTACGTCGTCGAGCCCTGCACGAGCACACCTACCGACGCGAGGAAGCGTTCGTAGTTCGCCGGGGGCGGGGGACGGTCCACGGCGAAGAGCCAGTCCAGGGAGTTGTGATCGTCGGCGAGGTAGCCGTTGAGCGTGGAGGCCGTGTAGTAGACGACGCGGGTCATGGCCCATATTCCACCACTCGGCGCTCTCCGCGGGAAGGGGAACGTGACGGGCTACCCCCGCGCCTCGACCCCGCCGATGAACCGCCGCACGAGGGCGTCGAACTCCTCCTCGCGTTCGATCTGCGGCATGTGCCCGCACTTCTCGAACAGGTGGAACTCCGCGTGCGGGAAGACCGCCCGGGCGTGCTCGAGGTGCGACGCCGGCAGGATGCGGTCCTCGTCGCCCCACACCACGAGCGTGGGCTTGTGCTGCGCCGCGATCGTGCGGAGGAGTTCGGTCCGCCAGCGACGGCGCACGCCGCGGAAGGTCCCGAGGTGCCGCGCGACCGCGAGCAGCACCTCGTCGTGCACCGGGTTCCCGCCGACGGCCTGCGCGTGGTCGAGCCGTTCCTCGGTGACGAACGCCCTGTCGGAGAACAGTGCTCGTTCCGTGCGGTACGCGACCCTGCGTGACTTGTCCCTCATGAGCCGCCGGCCGAGGGGACGGACCGCGAGGACGCGCAGGGCGAGGGTGACCTCCCTGCCGAAGCCCGCGCTGTTCGCCAGGACGAGGCTCCGCACGCGCAGCGGTTCCAGGGCGCTGATCTTCATGGCCACCGCACCGCCGAGCGAGTTGCCCACCACGTGCAGCGGCCGGTGTTCGCCGAGGGTGTCCAGGGCCGCGATGACGAACCGCGCGATCGACTCCAGCGAGTACCGGCCCGCGGTCCGCTCGGACAGGCCGAACCCGGGGAGGTCCACGCTGATGACCCGGTGGTCCGGTGCGAGCCTGCCGTACAGCCCCTCCCAGTCCTCCAGGCTGCGCCCGATGCCGTGCAGCAGGAGTACGGGAGGCTGGTGCCGCGCACCCTCGTCGCGGTAGCGCACGCGGATCCCGTCGACGGTCAGGAAGCCGCCGCCCGGGGTCGCAGGGGACGACGCGCGCGCCGGCGACCGTCCGGCGCCGCTCATCGTCGCGCCTTCCCGGCGAGGCGGAGGAGCCTCGTCCCGCTGCGCTCGAGGGTGCCGAAGGACATCGGCGCCAGGCGGGCGACGACGTCGGGCACCTTGGCGCTCAGCCCGATCAGCAGGCGCGGCCGCCGGGACTTGACGGCCTCGAGCATCAGCTCCGCAGCCTTCTCGGCGGGGAACGTGAGGAGCTTGTCGAAGTCGTCCTTCGCGCGTTCCACGTCGACGTCCGTCAGGTTCCCCCCGATGCGCGCGTTGCGCGCGATGTCCGTCCGGATGCCGCCGGGGTGCACGGTCGTGGTGCCGATGCCGCGGGGTAGCAGCTCGTTCCGGAGCGCCTCGGTGAACCCGCGCAGCGCGAACTTGCTCGAGGAGTAGGCCGTCTGGCCCTTCGGCCCCACGAGGCCGAACAGGCTCGAGACGTTGACGATGTGCCCGCCCGCGCCCATCCTCGGCAGCAGGTGGTGCGTGAGCCGCACGGGTGCGGAGAAGTTGATGGCCATGACCCAGTCGAAGTCGTCCAGCCTGATCTGGTCGAAGTGCCCGGCCAGCGCCACGCCGGCGTTGTTGACCAGGAGGTCCACCCGGTCCGTCGCGGCCAGCAGTTCGGCGGCGAGACGGTCGACGGCGTCGCGGTCCGCGAGGTCGGCCACGAACGTGGTGACCCTGCCGCCGGGGTAGGTGGCCCGGATGGAGGCGGCGACGGCGCCGAGCCTCTGCGCGTCGCGGTCGACGATCAGCAGTGTGCTGCCGCGTTCGGCGAGGCCGCGCGCGAGGTGCTCGCCCATCCCGCCTGCGGCTCCGGTGACGACGGCGGTGGCGCCCGCGAACTGGAAGGGGCGGATGCTCATGCGTGGATCTCCTGCAGGTCGGGTGCGGGGGCGGCGGGCGGGGCGGGTGCGTCGAAGACCATGTTCCTGGTCAGGTTCCCTCGGAGCGCCGTGGGGGCGTCGAGGAGGTAGTTCTGCCGCATGGTCCACGGCTGACGGTCGCCCTGCTTGGGGAAGGCCGAGACGGCGCGCTGCACGTAGCCCGAGGTCAGGTCGAGGATGGGCCGGGCCTTCATGGCGCCGTCGGCCGCAGGGGCGCCGTAGCGGTGGCCGGTGCGGTCGAGGTGTCTGATGAGGCGGCAGACGTAGCGCGAGCTGAGGTCCGCCCGGAGCGTCCAGGACGCGTTGGTGTAGCCCACGCACAGGGCGAGGTTCGGCACGCCGCTGATCATCAGCCCCCGGTACACCCACGAGTCACCGAGGTCCACGGGCCGGCCGTCCACGGTGAAGGTGGCGCCGCCGAGCGGCAGCATCACCAGGCCCGTGGCCGGGACGACGACGTCGGCCTCCAGCTCCCGGCCCGAGGCCAGGCGGATGCCGGTGGGGGTGAACGTGTCGATGGTGTCCGTGACCACGGAGGCCCTGCCGGACTTCAGGGCCTTGAAGAAGTCGGCGCCGGGCGCGACGCACAGGCGCTGGTCCCACGGGTTGTACGCCGGGGAGAAGTTCTCCTCCACGGTCTTCTCGTCGCCGAGGATCCGCTCGGTCTGCGTGCGGATGAGCTTCTTGGCGATCTCCGGGCGGCGGCGGCAGAGCTGGTAGAAGGCCTGCGTGAACAGGACGTTCTTGGCGCGGGCCACGTGGTGGGCGATCCCGGCGGGCAGATGGCGGCGTACGGCGTCCGAGAACCTGTCCCGGCTCGGCACGGCCGTGATGTAGGTGGGGGAGCGCTGCAGCATGGTCACGTGCGCGGCGTCCCGCGCCATGGACGGGACGAGCGTGACGGCTGTGGCGCCGCTGCCGATCACGACGACGCGCTTGCCTGCGTAGTCGAGATCCTCCGGCCAGAACTGGGGGCGCACGATCTCGCCCCGGAAGGACCCGAGGCCGGGGAAGGACGGCTCGTACCCGCGGTCGTAGTCGTAGTAGCCGCTGCACAGGTAGAGGAACCCGCAGGTGAGCTGTCGACGCTCGGTCGTGCCGCTGCCGTCGTCCGTCACGTCGAGTTCCAGCGTCCAGCGGGCGTCCGCCGAGGACCAGGCGGCGCCGACCAGTCTGGTGGAGAAGCGGATGCGCTCGCGGATGCGGGGGTCGTCCGCGGTGTCACGGATGTACTGCAGGATCGAGGAGCCGTCGGCGATCGCCTTCGCCTCCGTCCACGGGCGGAACGGGTAGCCCAGGGTGAACATGTCGCTGTCGGAGCGGACGCCCGGGTAGCGGAAGAGATCCCATGTGCCGCCGATCGCGCTGCGCGCCTCGAGGACGGCGAAGCTCTTGCCCGGCAGCTCGGTGGAGACCCGGTAGGCGGCTCCGATGCCGGACAGGCCGGCGCCGACGATCACGACGTCGAGGTGTTCGAGGGAAGTGTCCATCCTTCGATTGTCCCGTCGGGCGAGGGACTCGGGCTTGACTCCACGCGACAAGTATTTACCCTTGGACGACATGGGCTCCGTCATCCGTTCCGCCGGCATGCGCGGCTTCCGCGACGTCGTCGAGCAGTTCGGCGGGGATGCGGCGGCGCTCGCGGCGCAGTACCGCGTGCCGCTGGAGGCGATCGACAGCGACGACGTGCTCGTCTCCGATGTCGCCATGGCGAAGCTCCTGGAGGGTGCGGCCCGCGAGCTGCCGTGTCCCGACCTGGGACTGCGCATGTCGGAGTACCAGGACATCGGCATCCTCGGCCCGCTCGCGGTAGCCGTGCAGAACTCGCCGACGGTGGGTGCGGCGCTCGACTGCGCGTCCCAGTTCCTCTTCCTCCACAGCCCGGTGCTCCGCTTCACGATCGTGCCGGACCCGGAGGGGCGGAGCGGGGTGCTGGGCCTCTGCTACGGCTCCTCGCAGGGGACGCCGCCGCGCCAGGCCACCGACGCGATCCTCGCCTTCGCCCACCGGATGATCCGTTTCCTCGTCGACGGGCCGTACGGTCTCCACTCGGTCCACCTCTCCCACCAGCCCAGGGTGCCTGCCGTCCGGTACACCGGGTTCTTCGGCGCCGAGGTGCGGTTCGGGCAGCCGGCGTCGCTCCTGCGGGTACCGCGGAGCCTGCTGGACCGGCCGCTGGCCGGCGTGGACGGCACGCTCCGCGAGATCGCGCTCGAGTACCTGCACAGCCACTTCCCCGAACCCGGCCGGGTGGTCGCGCCCCAGGTCAGGAACGCCATCGAGCGCATGCTCGGTACCTCGCCACCGCGGATCGATGCGGCGGCACGGCTCCTCGGGGTGCACCCGCGCACCCTCCAGCGTCGGCTGGCCGCCGAGGGCGCCACGTTCGAGGCACTGCTCGACGACGCCCGGCGGGACGCGGCGCTGCGGCTGCTCACGCGCACCGACCTGCCGCTGCAGCAGGTCGCGGGACTCGTGGGCCTGTCCGAGCAGTCGGCGCTCACCCGCTGCGTGCGCCGGTGGTGCGGTGCGACGCCGAGCGCCGTCCGCGCCGGCGGCGCCGGCTCACCGGTCGGCGTCCTGCCGGACGGCCGGGGCCTCGCGTCCGGCGCCCCGACCTAGACTGGCTGGCAACGGACGGGTCCAGGGGGAGGGGAGCGATGCCGGGTATCACGAGCGCCGACGTGGCCCGCGAGAGCGGTGTCTCACGCACCACCGTCAGCTATGTCCTCACCGGCCGGAGCGGCGTCAGCATCTCGGAGGACACCCGGCGCCGCGTGCACGAGACCGCGGCCCGGCTCGGGTACGCCCCCTCCGCCGCGGCCCGCGCGCTGCGCACCGGTCGCAGCGACCTCGTGCTGTGCATCCTGCCGGACTGGCCCGTGGGCCCCGTGATCGAGACGCTGCTGGACGAGCTCGCCGACGGGCTCTCCGGGCGCGGGCTGTCCGTCCTGGTGCACCACGGCCGGAGGACACGGCCCCTGAGCGACCTCTGGCGTGCCGTGACACCCCGCGCGGTGATCGGGTTCGCCCCGTTCGCCGACGACGATCTCCTCGCGATGCGCCGTGCGGGAATCCAGGTACTGGGCACCCTCGGCGAGGAGCACCGGCCGGACGCCGGCCTCCCCGCGGAGAGCCAGCTCGAGATCGGCGCTCTGCAGGTCCGGCACCTGGCCGTCCGCGGGCACCGGCGTCTCGGCTATGCCTGGCCCACGGACGCGCGGCTCGAGGTCTTCGCCCGGGACCGGCTCCTCGGCGTCCGCCGGACCTGCGCCGGGCTGGCCCTCGAGGAGCCCCTGGTGCTGCCGGTCGGTCTCGAGGCCGTCGACGCCGCGGCCGCCGTCCGCCGGTGGCGCGAGCAGGGGGTCACCGCCGTCGCCGCCTACAACGACGACGTCGCGCTCGCGGTGCTCGCCGGGTTGCGGGGCGAAGGGCTGACCTGCCCGGACGACTGCGCGGTGGTGGGCGTCGACGACGTCCCCGCGGCGCGGCTCGCGGCACCTCCGCTCACGACGGTGTCCCAGTCGATCGGGGTGCAGGCCCGCTATCTCGCCGCGCTGGTGCTGGCCGACCTCGACGGGCTGGAGAAGCCGTCACACCCCGGTCACGGGCTGCAGCTCGTGGAGCGGGACTCGGCGTAGACTTCTCCGTTCGCCGATACGGGTGCCACGCATATGGGCAAGCCGTCCTAGGTGCACCACCTCAAGGTTGTAGCCGGTGCTCCCTGGCATGCAACATCAGGAGGGGCCGGAGCATTGCTCCGGCCCCTCCTGTCGCTCGGTGCCCGCCCGATGCCCGATGCGCTACGGGTAGCGCTCCACGTAGCTCGGGGTGCCGGTGTTCGCGTTGCTCACGGGCGCGCCGGTGTCGTTCACCACGTGGTCGATCGTGCCTGCCCCGAGGTTCACGGTCAGGAGGTGGTTCAGCACCACGCCGGGGGTGTCCGGCACCTCGAACCCGCGGGTGGCGTGGATGGTCGGGTCCACGTTGGTGAAGATGTACGAGCCGCCGCCCCAGAGCGTGTGCTGCTGCACGTCGTCCGCGACCTTGTAGCCGGCCCAGCCGAGGACACCGTCGTGCTGCC is a window encoding:
- a CDS encoding alpha/beta fold hydrolase, which produces MSGAGRSPARASSPATPGGGFLTVDGIRVRYRDEGARHQPPVLLLHGIGRSLEDWEGLYGRLAPDHRVISVDLPGFGLSERTAGRYSLESIARFVIAALDTLGEHRPLHVVGNSLGGAVAMKISALEPLRVRSLVLANSAGFGREVTLALRVLAVRPLGRRLMRDKSRRVAYRTERALFSDRAFVTEERLDHAQAVGGNPVHDEVLLAVARHLGTFRGVRRRWRTELLRTIAAQHKPTLVVWGDEDRILPASHLEHARAVFPHAEFHLFEKCGHMPQIEREEEFDALVRRFIGGVEARG
- a CDS encoding AraC family transcriptional regulator; protein product: MGSVIRSAGMRGFRDVVEQFGGDAAALAAQYRVPLEAIDSDDVLVSDVAMAKLLEGAARELPCPDLGLRMSEYQDIGILGPLAVAVQNSPTVGAALDCASQFLFLHSPVLRFTIVPDPEGRSGVLGLCYGSSQGTPPRQATDAILAFAHRMIRFLVDGPYGLHSVHLSHQPRVPAVRYTGFFGAEVRFGQPASLLRVPRSLLDRPLAGVDGTLREIALEYLHSHFPEPGRVVAPQVRNAIERMLGTSPPRIDAAARLLGVHPRTLQRRLAAEGATFEALLDDARRDAALRLLTRTDLPLQQVAGLVGLSEQSALTRCVRRWCGATPSAVRAGGAGSPVGVLPDGRGLASGAPT
- a CDS encoding LacI family DNA-binding transcriptional regulator; this encodes MPGITSADVARESGVSRTTVSYVLTGRSGVSISEDTRRRVHETAARLGYAPSAAARALRTGRSDLVLCILPDWPVGPVIETLLDELADGLSGRGLSVLVHHGRRTRPLSDLWRAVTPRAVIGFAPFADDDLLAMRRAGIQVLGTLGEEHRPDAGLPAESQLEIGALQVRHLAVRGHRRLGYAWPTDARLEVFARDRLLGVRRTCAGLALEEPLVLPVGLEAVDAAAAVRRWREQGVTAVAAYNDDVALAVLAGLRGEGLTCPDDCAVVGVDDVPAARLAAPPLTTVSQSIGVQARYLAALVLADLDGLEKPSHPGHGLQLVERDSA
- a CDS encoding SDR family NAD(P)-dependent oxidoreductase, translating into MSIRPFQFAGATAVVTGAAGGMGEHLARGLAERGSTLLIVDRDAQRLGAVAASIRATYPGGRVTTFVADLADRDAVDRLAAELLAATDRVDLLVNNAGVALAGHFDQIRLDDFDWVMAINFSAPVRLTHHLLPRMGAGGHIVNVSSLFGLVGPKGQTAYSSSKFALRGFTEALRNELLPRGIGTTTVHPGGIRTDIARNARIGGNLTDVDVERAKDDFDKLLTFPAEKAAELMLEAVKSRRPRLLIGLSAKVPDVVARLAPMSFGTLERSGTRLLRLAGKARR
- a CDS encoding cupin domain-containing protein; this translates as MINDDPTITNPDHYSVLWENDLVRVLEYVDEPGDATTPHDHPNSVLIALSSFSRRLSADDRVFDTRLTAGQAVWLPAQRHSGENTGTTPSRAILVELKGAAAGEASATVLGPAD
- a CDS encoding dihydrofolate reductase family protein; translation: MTRVVYYTASTLNGYLADDHNSLDWLFAVDRPPPPANYERFLASVGVLVQGSTTYEWVLAFEHLLEEPGKWRTLYGDRPTFVFTTRDLPVPEGADVRLVSGDVRPVFGQIRAAAGGRDIWIVGGGDLAGQFLAAGLLDELEVALAPVTLTGGAPLLPLRVESDRLTLRSVEQQGQFAVLVYDIAHQDT
- a CDS encoding flavin-containing monooxygenase, which encodes MDTSLEHLDVVIVGAGLSGIGAAYRVSTELPGKSFAVLEARSAIGGTWDLFRYPGVRSDSDMFTLGYPFRPWTEAKAIADGSSILQYIRDTADDPRIRERIRFSTRLVGAAWSSADARWTLELDVTDDGSGTTERRQLTCGFLYLCSGYYDYDRGYEPSFPGLGSFRGEIVRPQFWPEDLDYAGKRVVVIGSGATAVTLVPSMARDAAHVTMLQRSPTYITAVPSRDRFSDAVRRHLPAGIAHHVARAKNVLFTQAFYQLCRRRPEIAKKLIRTQTERILGDEKTVEENFSPAYNPWDQRLCVAPGADFFKALKSGRASVVTDTIDTFTPTGIRLASGRELEADVVVPATGLVMLPLGGATFTVDGRPVDLGDSWVYRGLMISGVPNLALCVGYTNASWTLRADLSSRYVCRLIRHLDRTGHRYGAPAADGAMKARPILDLTSGYVQRAVSAFPKQGDRQPWTMRQNYLLDAPTALRGNLTRNMVFDAPAPPAAPAPDLQEIHA